One segment of Luteitalea sp. DNA contains the following:
- a CDS encoding DUF839 domain-containing protein yields MSTGVHEPLLRLGETFEEVMARRVGRRSFIKGAAAAAPLLVVAPTALAEPSGADTATRPLGGSNGLTFKTIPLQSGEQVVVPPGYRAAVVARWGDPLHDGVPTFDPLGQTPIQQAQQVGYNCDFLMFFPLPPEHRGRRGRFGVGWRRRGLLTVNHEYTNPELMFEGYNPESPLEEQVNIELMAHGLSVLEVIESRETGWEVRRGSPFNRRITAATPILLGGPVAGDAMVKTSGDPNGRLAFGTLNNCGGGITPWQTLLTAEENFNQYFANNNALPESDPRRAFHERYGIPGDASARRWELFHDRFDVSKEPNEPFRFGYIVEIDPFDPHSFPTKRTALGRMKHEAATVALSRSRRAVVYSGDDERFEHIYKFVSAKPVSHVRGHNRDLLDEGILYAAKFNDDGTGAWIPLIAGQGALADWTQAEVCINTREAALVSGATRMDRPEDGETNPRSGKVYFALTNNTARTTPSGDAGEDAANPRQPNPHGHILEITEQDDDHAATSFTWEVFILCGDPDEPADGTYFAGFDQSNVSAISSPDNITFDRRGNLWIATDGQASTFGANDGIYAVPTDGRGRGFLRQFLSGVMGAEVASLVLAPDQRTLFVSIQHPGEGSTLSDPTGPSTRWPDFGAGPPRPSVVAVWRERPPFHIGA; encoded by the coding sequence ATGTCGACAGGCGTTCATGAGCCGCTCCTGCGGCTCGGGGAAACATTCGAAGAAGTGATGGCCAGGCGCGTGGGTCGCCGGAGCTTCATCAAGGGCGCAGCTGCAGCCGCGCCTCTGCTCGTCGTTGCACCAACGGCGCTGGCCGAGCCGTCTGGCGCCGATACGGCAACACGACCGCTCGGCGGATCGAACGGTTTGACCTTCAAGACGATCCCGTTGCAGTCTGGCGAGCAGGTGGTCGTGCCGCCGGGCTACCGCGCGGCGGTCGTAGCCCGATGGGGTGACCCGCTCCACGATGGCGTTCCCACGTTCGATCCGCTTGGCCAGACACCCATACAACAGGCCCAACAGGTCGGGTACAACTGTGACTTCCTGATGTTCTTTCCGCTCCCACCTGAGCACCGCGGCAGGCGCGGGCGATTCGGGGTTGGATGGCGCAGGCGCGGTCTGCTCACGGTCAATCACGAGTACACCAACCCTGAGCTGATGTTCGAGGGCTACAACCCTGAGAGTCCACTCGAAGAACAGGTGAACATCGAGCTGATGGCACATGGCCTGTCGGTGCTGGAGGTCATCGAGTCGCGGGAGACAGGATGGGAGGTTCGCCGGGGATCCCCATTCAACCGTCGGATCACGGCGGCTACGCCCATTCTCCTGGGCGGACCGGTGGCGGGGGACGCCATGGTCAAGACGTCGGGCGATCCGAACGGGCGCCTGGCGTTCGGCACGCTCAACAACTGCGGGGGCGGCATCACGCCGTGGCAGACGCTGCTGACGGCCGAAGAGAACTTCAACCAATACTTCGCGAACAACAACGCCCTTCCAGAGAGCGATCCACGAAGAGCCTTCCACGAGCGCTACGGGATCCCGGGCGACGCCAGCGCACGCAGGTGGGAGCTGTTCCACGACCGCTTCGACGTCTCCAAAGAGCCGAACGAGCCGTTTCGGTTCGGCTACATCGTCGAGATCGATCCGTTCGATCCGCACTCGTTTCCGACAAAACGGACCGCCCTGGGTCGCATGAAACACGAGGCGGCGACCGTGGCGCTGTCGAGAAGTCGACGCGCCGTCGTCTACTCGGGAGACGATGAGCGATTCGAGCACATCTACAAGTTCGTCAGCGCCAAGCCCGTCAGCCACGTTCGTGGACACAATCGTGACCTGTTGGACGAAGGCATCCTATACGCGGCGAAGTTCAACGATGACGGGACGGGGGCGTGGATTCCCCTGATCGCCGGGCAGGGCGCGCTGGCCGATTGGACGCAAGCCGAAGTGTGCATCAACACGCGAGAGGCTGCCCTGGTATCCGGCGCGACCAGGATGGATCGTCCGGAAGATGGTGAGACGAATCCCCGCAGTGGCAAGGTGTACTTCGCCCTCACCAACAACACCGCGCGGACGACGCCCTCCGGAGACGCCGGCGAGGATGCCGCCAACCCGCGACAGCCGAATCCGCACGGCCACATCCTGGAAATTACCGAGCAAGACGACGACCACGCAGCGACGTCGTTTACGTGGGAGGTCTTCATTCTCTGCGGGGACCCCGACGAGCCCGCCGACGGCACCTACTTCGCGGGCTTCGATCAGAGCAACGTGAGCGCCATTTCCTCGCCGGACAACATCACGTTCGACCGGCGCGGCAACCTCTGGATCGCCACCGACGGTCAGGCCAGCACGTTCGGGGCGAACGACGGCATCTACGCGGTACCGACCGATGGTCGGGGCCGCGGATTCCTCCGGCAGTTCCTCAGTGGCGTGATGGGCGCCGAGGTCGCGAGCCTCGTGCTGGCACCGGACCAGCGCACGCTCTTTGTCAGCATCCAGCATCCGGGTGAAGGATCCACGCTCTCGGATCCCACTGGGCCGAGCACGCGCTGGCCCGACTTCGGCGCGGGGCCACCGCGCCCGAGCGTCGTCGCCGTGTGGCGCGAGCGACCGCCGTTCCACATCGGCGCGTAG
- a CDS encoding phosphoglyceromutase, whose protein sequence is MHDLARGVISGVLVGVVTCAHGAFAQPTVRNVILITMDGVRVEEIFGGLDLAVLESTLEKGVELEEQPAYEKYWAATPEERRVKLMPFFWQTLMRQHGSIAGNRARGSRVWITNRHGFSYPGYSEILVGEAHDEIDSNDKTFYPYPTVLEFLRQRLGRTDRSVAMFGSWETFNWIVQRKERQIFVNAGYEDYDAPGAVIDALNTLQHEARGDADDDRLDAFTFRFAMAHLRRHRPRVLYLAFSETDVDAHQGRYNRLLDTLARLDGYLRELWTFLESDPQYRGQTALLITTDHGRGHTVKDWSEHGKIDGAQDVWQAYVVPGVPLRGEWSQAETVYANQIAATIAQLLGFEYRAEYPGAGKPIAQLFR, encoded by the coding sequence ATGCATGATCTGGCTCGCGGCGTGATATCCGGTGTGCTGGTCGGTGTCGTCACGTGCGCCCACGGGGCCTTCGCTCAGCCGACCGTCCGAAACGTGATTCTCATCACGATGGACGGCGTGCGCGTCGAGGAGATCTTCGGTGGCCTGGATCTGGCTGTCCTCGAGTCGACACTCGAGAAGGGAGTCGAGCTCGAGGAGCAGCCTGCCTACGAGAAGTATTGGGCTGCAACACCGGAGGAACGGCGAGTCAAGCTGATGCCGTTCTTCTGGCAGACGCTCATGCGGCAGCATGGCTCGATTGCTGGGAACAGGGCACGCGGCAGCCGTGTCTGGATCACCAATCGTCACGGGTTTTCCTATCCGGGATACTCGGAGATCCTCGTGGGCGAGGCGCACGATGAGATCGACAGCAACGATAAGACGTTCTATCCGTATCCGACCGTGTTGGAGTTCCTCAGGCAACGCCTGGGTCGCACTGACAGAAGCGTTGCCATGTTTGGCTCCTGGGAAACATTCAATTGGATCGTCCAGCGCAAGGAGCGGCAGATCTTCGTCAACGCGGGGTACGAGGACTACGACGCGCCCGGTGCCGTTATCGACGCGCTGAACACGCTGCAGCACGAAGCAAGAGGAGATGCAGACGATGATCGGTTAGACGCGTTCACGTTTCGCTTCGCGATGGCGCACCTCCGCCGGCACCGACCGCGGGTGCTCTACCTAGCGTTCAGCGAAACGGATGTGGATGCACACCAGGGTCGATACAACCGCCTGCTCGACACGCTGGCGCGGCTGGACGGATATCTGCGTGAGCTCTGGACGTTCCTCGAGTCCGATCCGCAGTACCGGGGGCAAACAGCACTGCTCATCACCACGGACCACGGCCGGGGCCACACGGTCAAGGACTGGTCGGAGCACGGCAAGATCGATGGCGCACAGGACGTCTGGCAAGCGTATGTCGTTCCGGGCGTCCCGCTGCGCGGCGAGTGGTCGCAGGCCGAAACGGTCTATGCCAATCAGATTGCCGCCACGATTGCGCAGTTGCTCGGGTTCGAGTATCGCGCCGAGTATCCGGGCGCGGGCAAGCCGATTGCGCAGCTCTTCAGATAG
- a CDS encoding tetratricopeptide repeat protein: MLPHERLPEERHQLDSPFLRCCSPILLVGRLLLELDSLLECRLEDSQIQATEDLLDAHAVHRDENHVSDGRLSEGPVGARDDTDQHTGYHAASQIMHDGFPTRAIGCEGAFGEAASESIALRKHSPVRTARSADALLAGRVLRPRSETLTCEPRNLTQCVKFRVLKSSCPLLLICSSMNMTVLRFARRLRVSEGIITGVLVAGHMPVHAAPGQARSSTASGFATIAVRADAARDAGRLDEASGLYRQALALQPDWTEGWWSLGTILYDRDLHADAARAFQRVVSQNPKNGTAHLMLALCEYQLDRNASATQHIQAAKTLGVQKDDQLLHVLVYHEAMLLLRAGRYERAIEAARPLVAADVEDDNLDVALGLAVLLIRPNDAPPEGSPRRQILLRAGRAERHSLSKQFAEAREHYSALVQEAPSFPNVHYAYGRFLLATEDRERAVAEFREEIKRDPSHVRARMQIAAARYRVDSAAGIPFAQEVVKLQPDYPFGHYLLGLLYFDTGDITRAIPALEAAARMVPDEPQFQFTLGNAYARVGRKEDAARARAAFQRLRGNDTATSSPRLDLDEAEPTPRAGKSRRPR, translated from the coding sequence ATGCTGCCGCATGAGCGTCTGCCAGAAGAACGGCATCAGCTTGACTCGCCGTTCCTCCGGTGTTGCAGCCCAATACTTCTCGTAGGCAGGCTGCTCCTCGAGCTCGACTCCCTTCTCGAGTGTCGACTCGAGGACAGCCAGATCCAGGCCACCGAAGATCTCCTCGACGCGCACGCCGTCCATCGTGATGAGAATCACGTTTCGGACGGTCGGCTGAGCGAAGGCCCCGTGGGCGCACGTGACGACACCGACCAGCACACCGGATATCACGCCGCGAGCCAGATCATGCATGATGGCTTCCCAACCAGAGCAATCGGATGCGAGGGCGCTTTCGGTGAAGCTGCCTCAGAAAGCATAGCGCTCAGAAAGCATAGCCCAGTGAGAACTGCACGCTCCGCGGATGCACTTCTAGCGGGCCGCGTCCTCCGGCCGCGCTCCGAGACGCTCACTTGCGAGCCCCGAAACTTGACTCAATGCGTCAAGTTTCGCGTTCTCAAGAGTTCGTGCCCGCTTTTATTGATATGCTCGAGCATGAACATGACGGTTCTGAGATTTGCGAGACGCCTCCGTGTCTCTGAAGGAATCATCACGGGCGTCTTGGTCGCTGGCCACATGCCTGTTCACGCGGCCCCCGGACAGGCTCGCTCGTCAACGGCTTCCGGCTTTGCAACCATTGCTGTCCGCGCCGACGCCGCGCGTGACGCAGGCCGCCTGGACGAAGCATCGGGTCTCTATCGCCAGGCGTTGGCCCTGCAGCCCGACTGGACGGAGGGTTGGTGGTCACTCGGCACCATCCTCTACGACCGGGACCTGCACGCGGACGCGGCGCGGGCCTTCCAGCGCGTGGTCTCCCAGAATCCGAAGAACGGCACCGCACACCTAATGCTGGCGCTCTGCGAGTACCAGCTCGATCGCAATGCAAGCGCGACGCAGCACATCCAGGCCGCTAAGACGCTGGGCGTCCAGAAGGACGACCAGCTGCTTCACGTGCTCGTCTATCACGAGGCGATGCTCTTGCTTCGTGCGGGCCGCTACGAGCGCGCCATCGAAGCCGCGCGGCCTCTGGTGGCCGCCGACGTCGAGGATGACAACCTCGATGTCGCGCTTGGCTTGGCCGTTCTGTTAATCCGTCCAAACGACGCGCCGCCGGAGGGCTCGCCGCGCCGTCAGATTTTGCTGCGCGCAGGTCGCGCCGAGCGCCACAGCCTGTCCAAGCAGTTCGCCGAGGCGAGGGAGCACTACAGCGCCCTGGTGCAGGAGGCACCGAGCTTCCCGAACGTTCACTACGCGTACGGTCGTTTCCTGCTCGCGACGGAGGATCGCGAGCGTGCGGTCGCCGAGTTCCGGGAGGAGATCAAGCGCGATCCCTCTCACGTCCGCGCACGCATGCAGATTGCCGCCGCACGCTACCGTGTGGATTCCGCCGCCGGCATCCCGTTCGCCCAGGAAGTCGTGAAGCTCCAGCCAGACTATCCGTTCGGCCACTACTTGCTGGGATTGCTGTACTTCGACACCGGCGACATCACGCGCGCGATTCCAGCGCTCGAAGCGGCGGCTCGCATGGTGCCCGACGAGCCGCAGTTTCAATTCACGCTGGGCAACGCCTACGCGAGGGTCGGGCGAAAGGAGGATGCCGCGCGAGCGCGGGCCGCTTTCCAGCGGCTGCGTGGAAACGACACGGCAACGTCGTCGCCACGTCTCGACCTGGACGAGGCCGAGCCGACACCGCGCGCTGGGAAGAGCCGGCGACCCCGATAG